Proteins encoded together in one Sceloporus undulatus isolate JIND9_A2432 ecotype Alabama chromosome 4, SceUnd_v1.1, whole genome shotgun sequence window:
- the PSMA5 gene encoding proteasome subunit alpha type-5 isoform X2 has product MFLTRSEYDRGVNTFSPEGRLFQVEYAIEAIKLGSTAIGIQTSEGVCLAVEKRITSPLMEPSSIEKIVEIDSHIGCAMSGLIADAKTLIDKARVETQSRPFGVALLFGGVDEKGPQLFHMDPSGTFVQCDARAIGSASEGAQSSLQEVYHKSMTLKEAIKSSLVILKQVMEEKLNATNIELATVQPGMKFHMYTKEELEDVIKDI; this is encoded by the exons GGGTGTGAACACTTTTTCTCCAGAAGGAAGATTATTCCAGGTGGAATATGCTATTGAAGCTATCAAG cttggCTCCACAGCAATTGGaattcagacatcagaaggggtGTGCCTGGCTGTGGAGAAGAGGATCACGTCCCCACTTATGGAACCCAGCAGTATTGagaaaattgttgaaatagaTTCTCACATAG gCTGTGCAATGAGTGGTTTAATAGCTGATGCAAAGACATTAATTGACAAAGCAAGAGTTGAAACACAG TCAAGGCCGTTTGGTGTGGCATTGCTCTTTGGAGGAGTCGATGAAAAGGGACCTCAGTT GTTTCACATGGACCCTTCTGGAACATTTGTACAGTGTGATGCGAGAGCAATTGGATCAGCTTCAGAAGGTGCACAAAGCTCTCTGCAAGAGGTTTATCACAAG TCAATGACACTGAAAGAAGCAATCAAGTCATCCCTTGTCATTCTGAAACAAGTTATGGAAGAAAAACTGAATGCAACTAACATTGAG CTTGCAACAGTGCAACCTGGAATGAAGTTCCACATGTACACGAAAGAGGAGCTTGAAGATGTCATCAAAGATATTTGA
- the PSMA5 gene encoding proteasome subunit alpha type-5 isoform X1, protein MFLTRSEYDRGVNTFSPEGRLFQVEYAIEAIKLGSTAIGIQTSEGVCLAVEKRITSPLMEPSSIEKIVEIDSHIGCAMSGLIADAKTLIDKARVETQNHWFTYNEIMTVESVTQAVSNLALQFGEEDADPGAMSRPFGVALLFGGVDEKGPQLFHMDPSGTFVQCDARAIGSASEGAQSSLQEVYHKSMTLKEAIKSSLVILKQVMEEKLNATNIELATVQPGMKFHMYTKEELEDVIKDI, encoded by the exons GGGTGTGAACACTTTTTCTCCAGAAGGAAGATTATTCCAGGTGGAATATGCTATTGAAGCTATCAAG cttggCTCCACAGCAATTGGaattcagacatcagaaggggtGTGCCTGGCTGTGGAGAAGAGGATCACGTCCCCACTTATGGAACCCAGCAGTATTGagaaaattgttgaaatagaTTCTCACATAG gCTGTGCAATGAGTGGTTTAATAGCTGATGCAAAGACATTAATTGACAAAGCAAGAGTTGAAACACAG AATCACTGGTTTACATACAATGAAATCATGACTGTAGAGAGTGTGACACAGGCAGTGTCCAACTTAGCATTACAGTTTGGGGAGGAAGATGCTGATCCAGGTGCTATG TCAAGGCCGTTTGGTGTGGCATTGCTCTTTGGAGGAGTCGATGAAAAGGGACCTCAGTT GTTTCACATGGACCCTTCTGGAACATTTGTACAGTGTGATGCGAGAGCAATTGGATCAGCTTCAGAAGGTGCACAAAGCTCTCTGCAAGAGGTTTATCACAAG TCAATGACACTGAAAGAAGCAATCAAGTCATCCCTTGTCATTCTGAAACAAGTTATGGAAGAAAAACTGAATGCAACTAACATTGAG CTTGCAACAGTGCAACCTGGAATGAAGTTCCACATGTACACGAAAGAGGAGCTTGAAGATGTCATCAAAGATATTTGA